From Kineosporia succinea, the proteins below share one genomic window:
- a CDS encoding NADP-dependent isocitrate dehydrogenase has product MADASTIIYTHTDEAPALATYSLLPIVQAYASTAGVTVETRDISLSGRIIASFADRLPAGQQLDDALAELGELARRPEANIIKLPNISASIPQLKAAIVELREQGFDLPDYPDSPSTDDERDVRARYDKVKGSAVNPVLREGNSDRRAPLSVKNYARKHPHRMGAWSGDSKTNVATMGAGDFRTSEKSTVIEADTTLRIEHVATDGTVTVLKPSVPVLAGEIVDATRLDVELLNQFLTKQVQAAKDQNVLFSVHLKATMMKVSDPIIFGHTVKAFFPNTFAKYGETLKAAGLTPNDGLGAILNGLSSIDNADEIKASFDEELTNGPALAMVDSDRGITNLHVPSDVIVDASMPAMIRTSGHMWGPDGNEADTLAVLPDSSYAGVYQVVIDDCRANGALDPATIGSVPNVGLMAQKAEEYGSHDKTFEIEAAGTVRVVDASGATLIEHDVKPGDIWRACQTKDVPVRDWVKLAVNRARATGVPAVFWLDETRAHDANLIAKVRQYLPEHDTDGLTIEILSPVEATRYSLERLRRGEDTISVTGNVLRDYLTDLFPILELGTSAKMLSVVPLINGGGLFETGAGGSAPKHVQQLVRENHLRWDSLGEFLALAVSFEQLAISTKNARAQVLADTLDRATGTFLDENKSPSRKAGELDNRGSHYYLATYWAQELAKQTDDTELATQFAAVASVLAEQEPAIVAELLAVQGQPVDIGGYYRPDPAKAEAVMRPSATLNKALAILA; this is encoded by the coding sequence TTGGCCGACGCTTCCACCATCATCTACACGCACACGGACGAGGCACCTGCCCTCGCCACGTACTCGCTGCTGCCGATCGTGCAGGCGTACGCGAGCACGGCGGGAGTGACGGTCGAGACCCGCGACATCTCCCTGTCGGGCCGCATCATCGCCTCCTTCGCCGACCGCCTGCCCGCGGGGCAGCAGCTCGACGACGCCCTGGCCGAGCTCGGTGAGCTCGCCAGGCGTCCCGAGGCGAACATCATCAAGCTCCCCAACATCTCCGCGTCGATCCCGCAGCTCAAGGCCGCGATCGTGGAGCTGCGCGAGCAGGGCTTCGACCTGCCCGACTACCCGGACAGCCCGTCGACCGACGACGAGCGGGACGTTCGCGCCCGCTACGACAAGGTCAAGGGCAGCGCCGTCAACCCGGTGCTGCGCGAGGGCAACTCCGACCGGCGCGCGCCGCTGTCGGTGAAGAACTACGCCCGCAAGCACCCGCACCGCATGGGCGCCTGGAGCGGCGACTCCAAGACCAACGTCGCCACCATGGGTGCCGGTGACTTCCGCACCAGCGAGAAGTCCACGGTCATCGAGGCCGACACCACGCTGCGCATCGAGCACGTGGCCACCGACGGCACCGTGACCGTGCTCAAACCGAGCGTCCCGGTGCTCGCCGGGGAGATCGTCGACGCCACCCGCCTCGACGTGGAACTGCTCAACCAGTTCCTCACGAAGCAGGTCCAGGCCGCCAAGGACCAGAACGTCCTGTTCAGCGTCCACCTCAAGGCCACGATGATGAAGGTCTCCGACCCGATCATCTTCGGCCACACGGTGAAGGCGTTCTTCCCGAACACGTTCGCGAAGTACGGCGAGACGCTGAAGGCCGCGGGCCTGACCCCGAACGACGGTCTGGGCGCGATCCTCAACGGGCTCTCCTCGATCGACAACGCCGACGAGATCAAGGCGTCCTTCGACGAGGAGCTCACGAACGGCCCCGCTCTGGCCATGGTCGACTCCGACCGCGGCATCACCAACCTGCACGTGCCCAGTGACGTCATCGTCGACGCGTCGATGCCGGCGATGATCCGCACCTCCGGCCACATGTGGGGCCCGGACGGCAACGAGGCCGACACCCTCGCCGTGCTGCCCGACAGCAGCTACGCCGGTGTCTACCAGGTCGTCATCGACGACTGCCGCGCGAACGGCGCCCTCGACCCGGCCACGATCGGCTCCGTGCCGAACGTCGGCCTGATGGCCCAGAAGGCCGAGGAGTACGGCAGCCACGACAAGACGTTCGAGATCGAGGCCGCGGGCACCGTCCGCGTCGTCGACGCCTCGGGCGCCACGCTCATCGAGCACGACGTGAAGCCGGGCGACATCTGGCGCGCCTGCCAGACCAAGGACGTCCCCGTCCGCGACTGGGTGAAGCTGGCCGTCAACCGGGCCCGCGCCACCGGCGTCCCGGCCGTGTTCTGGCTCGACGAGACCCGGGCGCACGACGCGAACCTCATCGCCAAGGTCCGGCAGTACCTGCCGGAGCACGACACCGACGGCCTGACCATCGAGATCCTCTCCCCGGTCGAGGCCACCCGGTACTCGCTGGAGCGCCTGCGCCGCGGCGAGGACACCATCTCGGTCACCGGCAACGTGCTGCGCGACTACCTCACCGACCTGTTCCCCATCCTCGAGCTGGGGACCAGCGCGAAGATGCTGTCGGTGGTGCCGCTCATCAACGGGGGCGGTCTGTTCGAGACCGGCGCCGGCGGCTCGGCCCCCAAGCACGTGCAGCAGCTGGTGCGGGAGAACCACCTGCGCTGGGACTCGCTCGGCGAGTTCCTGGCCCTGGCGGTCTCTTTCGAGCAGCTGGCGATCAGCACGAAGAACGCCCGCGCCCAGGTGCTGGCGGACACGCTCGACCGGGCGACGGGCACGTTCCTCGACGAGAACAAGTCCCCGAGCCGCAAGGCCGGTGAGCTCGACAACCGCGGAAGCCACTACTACCTGGCCACGTACTGGGCCCAGGAGCTGGCGAAGCAGACCGACGACACCGAGCTCGCGACCCAGTTCGCGGCGGTGGCCTCCGTGCTCGCCGAGCAGGAGCCGGCCATCGTCGCCGAACTGCTCGCCGTGCAGGGG